The following proteins come from a genomic window of Candidatus Poseidoniia archaeon:
- a CDS encoding Kazal-type serine protease inhibitor encodes ACPGYDDAIDVDEDDIPDGCDSLLDIDDGGSDDCVCTAEYAPVCGVDGNTYGNSCEAGCQSVEISYEGACENDDGGIPAPSLAAAVAAVAVIALRRRR; translated from the coding sequence ATGCCTGTCCTGGGTATGATGATGCTATCGACGTCGATGAGGATGACATCCCAGACGGCTGTGATTCATTGCTGGACATCGATGATGGTGGCAGTGATGATTGTGTTTGCACCGCGGAGTACGCACCAGTCTGTGGCGTGGACGGCAACACCTATGGTAACAGCTGCGAAGCCGGTTGTCAAAGCGTGGAGATTTCCTACGAAGGCGCTTGTGAGAACGACGATGGCGGCATACCCGCGCCGTCGCTGGCTGCTGCTGTCGCCGCCGTGGCCGTCATCGCGCTGCGCCGGCGGCGCTGA